CTCGAAGACCCGACTCAATGCTCTCACCGAACCGATCGTGTCGATCAATGCCAGCGACGCCTCCGCCTTCGCCAATGAATACGCCGATACGAACGACAAGCCGCCCTTCCACGGTGGGCTAGGCCGGACTCTTGCCATTCTTGTCACCCTTACCGAGAACCTTCAATCCAGGTCGCAAGTGGAAAAGGATCTGACGGACAACGCTGTGGAGGACCAGGGGGCGCTAACAGCCGCGTTGGAGACCACCACCCAGACGCTGGGTATATTGAGAAAACAAGCAGCTACGCGGGCGGATACCCTCACAGACAGCAAGAAAGATCTCCTCGAGTTGGAGGCGGCGGCGGAACTGACGAGGTCCTGGACGCTCATCGAGTCGCACGTGCGTGACGCAAAGCAAGCCGACCGGTTGAGGATACTCGCTAAGCCCATGGCCGGCCTGCTGCGGAGTGTCACTGGTCTGGCAAAAACCGCAAGCGATCAGATGATTAATGAGAGCTTCGATGCACTTTTCAATGAAGAGTGCGCTGCGCTTCGGGCGCCCACGCTGCAGGTTGAGTTCGTCGGCCGGCAAGGACGTGCACAACGCCGCAAGGTCCTCAGCGGGAAACACAAGCCGTCCAAGGTTCTGTCGGAAGGCGAACAAAAGGTAATCGCGATGGCGGACTTCCTCGCAGAGGCACGGCTCGCTGGTATCACAGCACCGGTCATCTTCGATGATCCCGTCTCCAGCCTCGATCACCGGCGGATCAACGAAGTCGCACAGCGGATCACCTCCCTCGCCGAGACCACACAGGTCGTTGTCTTCACCCACGACATCTTTTTCGCCACTACGCTGCTCACACTCATGGAGGCGACCAAACGATGCTCGTACTTCCAGATCACCGATGAGGAAGGCAAGGGCCAGATCACCCGGGCCACTGGCCCGCGTTGGGACAGCTTGAACAACCTTAAGAAGAACATCAACGAGACGATTCAAACTGCCAGGTCGCAACAGGGAGACGCTCGGGCGGCGCTCGTTCGGACCGGCTACGACTGGATCCGAGCCTGGTGTGAAGTGTTCACCGAGACGGAACTGCTCCAAGGTGTCACCCAGCGCTACCAACCCAATGTGCGCATGACCAACCTGCCTAAGATCAAGGCTGGAGCATTGCCCGCCGCGATTGAGACCGTCAATCGCATTTTCGAGGAAGCCTGTCGGTACATCGACGGCCACTCACAGCCTCTAGCGAGCCTTAGCGTGAGCCCCACGTTCACCGGACTCGAAGCCCACTGGGCCGAACTGTCTCAGGCACGAACGGCTTACATCACCGCGGACGATTAGCCGCACGAGGATCGGTGCCAGGTCTTGGTGCAGGCAATGGCAAAGATGAAAATTCGGAAGCTACAAATGCCCTGGCCAGAGCGCAGCAAATAGGGCCATCTGATTCTGCAGCGGGCCCAAAGTAGATCTGCGCCATCCACGCACAGCGGCAGCAAACGATGTCGATCCGGTTCAGGACCAGGGGGAGGCCTGACAAAGGACCGCACTTCCGGCCAACGGATCCCTCACCAAAGTGCCCGGTGAAGGATCCCCCATGCGGACATGTAGTGGGCCGTGCAGACGACTTTGGACATTTCGTGCAGACGACTTCGGAAAATGACAGGATCCGCGGAACGCCGCGTAACTTGGCCATCCCGTTTGTTGTCCCACAAGTCCCGCCACAATCACCCGTCACAGCCACAACATTCGGTTAGCAAAGAAGCCAAGAGCCGGCCCGGCATGCAAAAACTCATGAGCTACGCCCAAAGCGGGGACACGATCGTGGTGTGGCGCATCGACCGGCTCGGCCGGTCCCTGCTCGATGTCCTGACCACCGTGAACGGGCTCCGGGACAATACATCACGCCCGAATCGGACGGCAAGACGCTGGTGGTCGGGCTTGTCGGGGGAGTGAGCAAGCGTGCCGTCCTTCCGGATCTGGGCGGGGCGCTGGCTCCTTGGCAGCAGGATAGCCGCCAGGAAATTGTGAAGCGGCTGCCCGAGGCGATCATGCGTGCCGGCGCCGCCCATAGCGCCGTGGCGGTCATCTCCCTCAATGCTTTCGAACTCACAACCGGCAACCCCACCACGCGAATCTTTACGTGGGAAGTGGAGATCGGCGAACAGTACCCGACTAGGGTCTACTGACCGGCAGGGAAGGCAACGCCGGCGGTTGGTGCCGCTGGTAGCGTTGATTCTGAAAGGCCTCCATGTCCCCCAGTGTGGAGGCCTTTTCGTCTGCCTGGATTCGGTCGGTGCCGACTCATCCGGTTCGCGTTCGAGCCGGTTTACATGGGTGAGCGTATGTCACACACCGTTCGGGATCCCCGGAGCGAATAGTGCGGTAGCGGGCACCAAACAGGTTGGTACCCACCGACTGAGGGAGCACCTGACATGGCTGGACGTCCAAGGCTCGATAAGCACACAGCAACGGGGAACCTCGTCGATGATCCGGTAACACGCGAGGTAAACGGATCGAAG
This is a stretch of genomic DNA from Arthrobacter sp. U41. It encodes these proteins:
- a CDS encoding AAA family ATPase — encoded protein: MTDATASQKRLDPRGMLREWANSSDEWVRHIVRHVLTGGGPLGSDEEATAYDLFRQEKAFDIRVLPEEEPLATLESEEEAIEPLTLTLVSAVTGVNALVEGGVIEPHEGLTILFGENGTGKTGYSRIFKSLAASRTADVILGNIEATTPQAQSALVGYMLGGEAKTYSWTGQQGVAPFTRMSIFDSPSVSFHVDDDLEYVYVPAALALFNHVIAGIKSVQSQIDQTVQDLKSGSTGILSRFPRGSSVYPLIETLGAATDLEQLKAAADPDTDVDDRIADLRRTVAALEADTISAEIKLQQRVERILTQAAVAARAIVAFKVADYDGELETLAGLEQDYRNFRTALFEAADLPAEPDDTWSRFIEAGESYETHLSVLGAHDADRCLYCRQPLSEAAHALIGKYSEYLEDKITTDIAASKTRLNALTEPIVSINASDASAFANEYADTNDKPPFHGGLGRTLAILVTLTENLQSRSQVEKDLTDNAVEDQGALTAALETTTQTLGILRKQAATRADTLTDSKKDLLELEAAAELTRSWTLIESHVRDAKQADRLRILAKPMAGLLRSVTGLAKTASDQMINESFDALFNEECAALRAPTLQVEFVGRQGRAQRRKVLSGKHKPSKVLSEGEQKVIAMADFLAEARLAGITAPVIFDDPVSSLDHRRINEVAQRITSLAETTQVVVFTHDIFFATTLLTLMEATKRCSYFQITDEEGKGQITRATGPRWDSLNNLKKNINETIQTARSQQGDARAALVRTGYDWIRAWCEVFTETELLQGVTQRYQPNVRMTNLPKIKAGALPAAIETVNRIFEEACRYIDGHSQPLASLSVSPTFTGLEAHWAELSQARTAYITADD